One Petrotoga sibirica DSM 13575 genomic window carries:
- a CDS encoding F0F1 ATP synthase subunit C, with protein MDLATMLQNLATEGGSIGWGLYYLGKLLGAGVAMGIGAIGPGVGEGNIGAHAMDAMARQPEMSGNLTTRMLLAMAVTESTGLYSLVVALILLFVLP; from the coding sequence ATGGATTTAGCTACTATGCTTCAAAATTTAGCTACCGAAGGTGGTTCCATTGGATGGGGTTTATATTATTTAGGAAAATTGTTAGGGGCAGGAGTTGCAATGGGGATAGGAGCTATAGGTCCTGGTGTTGGAGAAGGTAACATTGGAGCACACGCAATGGATGCTATGGCTAGACAGCCGGAGATGAGCGGGAATTTAACAACGAGAATGTTATTGGCAATGGCGGTTACAGAATCAACTGGTCTTTATTCTTTGGTTGTTGCCTTGATTTTGTTGTTTGTTCTTCCATGA
- the atpB gene encoding F0F1 ATP synthase subunit A, with protein sequence MTNDRLKKFTIFLFAAYIVLGLINFFVFDMSLEGVGDRWIVYFGDGGFFGQLNPMTLIMSFAVMFLLILVARSIHFERIPGRLQAAVETFFDYFWEMVEDSVPNPKYRKQTFVIAMSFFLYISVSNVLGGMPGVNVVPVENGLNVQLFTDTWYTPTSDLNVNLTYALMVLVVSHFFAARAKGVLKWLKSFFEPNPLLFPLNIISEIAKPISHSLRLFGNVMGGGILVLIISYMLKYFVLPVFLWGFFGWFVGLIQAFVFSLLTIAYIGSLLE encoded by the coding sequence TTGACGAACGATAGATTGAAGAAATTTACCATCTTTCTTTTTGCGGCTTATATAGTTTTGGGATTAATTAACTTTTTTGTTTTTGACATGAGTTTAGAAGGTGTTGGGGATAGATGGATAGTTTATTTTGGTGATGGGGGGTTCTTTGGTCAATTGAACCCGATGACCCTGATAATGTCTTTTGCTGTTATGTTTCTGCTGATTTTAGTGGCAAGAAGCATACATTTTGAGAGGATTCCTGGAAGGTTACAGGCTGCTGTAGAAACCTTTTTTGATTATTTTTGGGAAATGGTGGAAGATTCCGTACCCAATCCGAAGTATAGAAAACAAACTTTTGTAATAGCTATGAGTTTTTTTCTGTATATAAGTGTTTCAAACGTTCTTGGTGGAATGCCTGGAGTAAACGTTGTGCCTGTTGAAAATGGGTTGAATGTTCAGTTGTTCACGGATACCTGGTACACACCTACCTCCGATTTAAATGTGAATCTAACGTATGCCTTGATGGTTTTAGTTGTCAGCCACTTTTTTGCGGCAAGGGCTAAAGGTGTACTTAAATGGCTTAAATCTTTTTTTGAACCAAATCCATTGTTGTTTCCCCTAAACATAATTAGTGAAATAGCTAAACCAATTTCTCACTCTTTGAGGTTGTTTGGTAACGTTATGGGTGGTGGGATATTGGTGTTGATTATTAGTTATATGTTGAAATATTTTGTTTTACCCGTGTTCTTATGGGGCTTTTTTGGTTGGTTTGTCGGACTCATTCAAGCCTTTGTTTTTTCTTTGTTGACTATTGCGTATATTGGGTCTTTGCTGGAATAA